Proteins encoded together in one Carya illinoinensis cultivar Pawnee chromosome 3, C.illinoinensisPawnee_v1, whole genome shotgun sequence window:
- the LOC122304018 gene encoding squamosa promoter-binding protein 1-like yields MNLDNVSGNYQKMEKQQKVVKKEVLESDEELEGVEDERRNKGVMDGRGGLGKKGGNGLRCCQAEKCTADLSDAKQYHRRHKVCEFHAKAQVVLVGGSRQRFCQQCSRFHELSEFDETKRSCRRRLAGHNERRRKNSAESHAEGSSRKGTATQLKDIVCGQVDDRGRIQITIHENSTYKHFQIR; encoded by the exons ATGAATCTGGACAATGTTAGTGGGAATTACCAGAAGATGGAGAAACAGCAGAAGGTGGTGAAGAAGGAAGTGTTGGAGTCTGATGAGGAATTGGAGGGTGTTGAGGACGAGAGGAGGAATAAAGGGGTGATGGATGGTCGTGGTGGGCTTGGAAAGAAAGGTGGTAACGGGCTGAGGTGCTGTCAGGCTGAGAAGTGCACGGCGGATCTGAGTGATGCTAAGCAGTACCACAGGAGGCACAAGGTGTGTGAGTTTCATGCTAAGGCTCAGGTTGTTCTCGTGGGAGGGAGTAGGCAAAGATTTTGTCAGCAATGCAGCAG ATTTCATGAACTATCAGAATTTGATGAAACCAAGAGGAGTTGCCGCAGGCGCTTGGCTGGACATAATGAACGGAGAAGGAAGAACTCTGCCGAGTCTCATGCAGAAGGCTCCAGCCGCAAAGGAACAGCTACTCAGTTGAAGGATATTGTTTGTGGACAAGTTGATGATAGGGGAAGAATTCAGATAACCATTCATGAGAACTCAACTTACAAGCATTTCCAGATCAGATAA
- the LOC122304019 gene encoding auxin-responsive protein SAUR78: MKKINMILRKCKSLSRQLGRSSSYSSLRSKSTREELWNVDMQDDDEHHKTVFVGSTRKRYVISSKYLSHPLIDALIDKTKHKTSSGDDILVVRCEVVLFDHLLWMLENADPNLSSECLQELAELYVF; encoded by the coding sequence atgaagaaaATCAACATGATACTGAGGAAATGCAAGAGCCTGTCAAGGCAACTGGGGAGATCTTCTTCATATAGCAGCTTACGGTCCAAATCAACAAGGGAAGAATTATGGAATGTTGACATGcaagatgatgatgaacatCACAAAACTGTATTCGTGGGAAGCACCAGAAAGCGCTACGTGATTAGCTCCAAGTACCTTAGCCATCCTCTTATAGATGCCCTCATCGACAAAACCAAGCACAAGACTTCTTCAGGGGATGATATTTTGGTGGTCAGGTGTGAGGTGGTTCTATTCGACCATCTCTTATGGATGCTTGAGAATGCGGACCCAAATCTCAGCTCCGAGTGCTTGCAGGAATTGGCTGAGCTTTATGTTTTCTGA